The window aaagaatcgatcatgttaatgtcgtgggtatcgtcatcatcctctggctGTTtgcttatatttaaaaaaatgttgagctccaatatcatatttccaaaagataaattcataattccattcctacaattaatgatgacatttgatgtagtaaggaatgagtggccaagaatgacgagaatttgaATGCTCACATTTATGATGGGTTGAGcatccaagacaataaaatctactggatagttaAATTTATTAACTCGGAGCAACACATCcacaatcatccctctcggtacacgaactgagtgattggcaagttgtaatgtggtctgggtgggttttaattcacctagacccaatcgTTCATAAATCGATAATTGGATCAAATTAACACTCGTCCCcgagtcaagaagtgcatgctcaatccgataGTTCCCAGTTACACAAGTAacagttgggctaccgggatccttataATTTTGTAGTACATCttacttgaggatgacactcactttttcttttatatattttgtaGTCTTTTGGtaatgcatagatctttcagaaatttagcatatgaaggaattttttttaacgacatccagtagagggatattgaccttcactttcttaagcacctttagaatatcctgagagttaggtAGAGATTTGAGTGTAATCAACCGATGGGGGAATGGTGTAATTGGCTTACTTTGGGATTTCAATTCTAACCCATAtggggcaatgctaggtctatcattcttataTTCTTCCggatccttagacttttcagttCTCACCGAAAtatatttgtcaattatctttccacttctaggagtggtgatagacttagcttgctttatttgatttgaagagcttgggtcgctaattTCATATTGTAGTTTTGGATTTCGTAGAGGTTGGACTGGAAGTGTCTCTTTCTCTCCAATcattaagtgtgactcaatcgtTAAATGACCTTGGTAAGGTCTTTAAAGGCTTGTAATGTGCCTTGATTGAAAAACTCTTGTTTTTGGATGTATTTTAAAACTAGATCCTCCTGAGGTctcttttgatttaaaatttgagtaagtgcctcttgtgggttagccgtttatccattcctccaaccgaAATTTAGATGTTTCCTCCAACTGGAATTATATGTAttcgaggtgggtccactgaaaggtctttggtagttgttcatgacATTCGACtgttcattcaatatttcttgaaaagtaggaattgttggacaatttttatttgtatgtatgttgcaaccacaaataccacaaacaacttttgCAGCCTTATCGGATTTGATATGTTCTatcttcttaagttccatggcctcgacttttcttgtgagattggttactcttgcatttatatcatctttctcttttaatacataaattcctcccatttcatttgattgagtaggcttagaagtggtgggtcaTGGGGAGTTATCTTATGATTGCGCATTTTTaataagtttatcaaaataatcccacacatcatcggctTCCCTGttaatgaattccccattacacatcatctccataaATTGACGCATGGGCGAGGTCAATCCTTCATAGAAGAAGCTTGTTATTCGACATGTTTCATAGCCGTgctgtggacatgaatttatgagatccttatattgctcctaacattggaagaaggtctcatcctctttttacgcaaaattcatgattgctttccttaaggtattcatTTTATGATACAGGAAGAACTTTTTGAGGAATTCCCTTGTCATCTCTGCCCATGTGCCAATGAACCGTGGTTTTAAGGAATACAGCCATgacttagctttttctttcaaggagaaagggtGCAATTTCAGTCTAATTGTGTGTCCGCGAACACGTTTGGAAAATGTAatgtggctattatctcatcgaactctttcatataCAAGTATAGACTTttatattcaagtccatgaaacttaggaaggagttgaattaCACCTGGTTTAACATCAAtagttcctgcattcaatggaaatatcatgcaggatGGTATACTCATCttcgctggttgtaaataatcacatAAAGCATGAgacgggggtgcatgatgcacctcattctcatcctgggcctCCTTAACTGGGTATCGAGATTGATGTGCAACCATCACTTGTACTGACTCAGAGGATCTTAATTCAGTGATGGATAGGGAAACCTTTAATTAAACggagagtgttatcacgaacccacttggatgtgaaacactcgcagccctcagaTTCTAAACAACTaatagctaaaaaaaaaaaaaaaaacaaaagcaaataagaaatatagaaagataaaAGAGAATTGGAGagaggttaccagattggagttgctatgttaggattctataaaatagaaaaacaaagtttctaaaaacaataataaaaaaaaaatcctaacctaaaaacacaaCAGAAATTAACcataatcttaacataattctaatactaattaatttcagaaaaacgtagtcATAGTCTTCGGCAACAGtgtcaaaaacttattcacaatcccaagtacagggtcgtgatgtagtaataatttggtgagattgaggtcgaatccacatagactaaacttgtacgtattttaaaaataactagaactataactagaataagatctaaacctaaatctggaataaagagagtaattgtgaatgaaatttcaataatcaaaaggaaactaaaGCGCTAAGGATCTACTTATAGTTATTAAGATGTTATCTTACtggattcaagaaacacaattgaaattggagtcctatcctatctaattggaaaattaaatatctaaacttttcattgatctagtccacACCTGTAGGAGTATTGtcatgattggaagggaattcatgcatccaccatacccaggagaccatgctgaatcacgagttttaccaatcttacaatatcaaaacatgaaaagaagatatttaaagctatcacaacatttattgtaatttgagtcacaataaatcatagaaaactgaaaatattccttagattcaaaccataaatcaatgaagttcaacataaacaagaatcaaagtaagataaacatcccaacacactaAAAGTTTCACCTcatagccctaactaagaggtttagttaaccagaGACAAGATtaaaattaaaacccttaaataaaacattaaaaataaatagggAAAGAAGTAAcactcttgggaggctgctctACCCTTTTGCTCTGTTCCTagaaacctaattcatgtttaataCTCCTTAaacaacccatatttatagcattAGTTCAACTGTCTTTAAAACCcttctcaaatttacacactctgcataatgtcttcaatgtcattgaacgttAATCGAATTCGGAAGTCGCACCTTTTCGTATTGTGTAATACCTTTCGCATTGCGTAacttttcatgtcatcgaacattccTTCAATGTTATCAAAtaatccctcgatatcatcaaagggtaTTCAAGTAATTGAAAAAGTGTTCAGAATGTTTCACCGAGTTGCTCTAGAAATGTCCAAAATTTTCGATTTCATCAAACGGGTCTTTGAGTAATTGAatagggcttcgatgtcatcgagaaatgcatCTAATTTGTCCTGGAATTAAACTTGATTTTTTATGtaattctcgatgtcatcgacccgtgttcaatgtcatcgaccggtggtcgatgtcatagacagtgaagttcaaATTCTCTGATTTTCTGTGATTTGCACTTTTGACTTCCTTTCCTCTCTACTTGGGTTCGttaaatcttggggtcttgaaatcttcaatcttagtttcCTAAGATCtatcgcttgccttggtgattcttgagcatcaaatatatgcttttaacattcttttcaatctaagctctcagatttaccttgcaatacaaacatatagaaaatatacccattaagtattattatattcatataaccaaaatataaattgatggaaatatgtaatatttgacactcaacagagaactttctcatttttattttacaATGGTAGTGAAAGAATGCTTAAATTTCTAAATGAACTCTAATGGATAGTTATGTGAAAATCAATTCAAACGAGACATGATTGAATCCTTCCAACCTTCTGTCCATTTAAATACGCAACGCTGTATTATATGATCCTCAAGTGCTCTGCATTGGTGGTGGGAGAGAGTCGCAAGGTTAGACGCTCTAGTATATGTTGGATCGATTTGATCCTGGCGTGCATATGATCAAATGTTTCCTTGAAGTACTCCATAAGCTTCTCCATTAGGCTTTGCTCCATTTGTTTTCCTTAGACATGCTTTAAGTAGGGTCCCTCTGCTATCAAATGATAGAGTCCAAGACCTatgaaaccaactaaaataaaGTAAAGCGCGtcaagtattattattattattattattttatttttttaaattcattccagtgaataataaatatataacaaATCTCTACCAACTAATATAGAtatagaaaatttaaatttaattttaactTTGAAAACAAAGTGTAAATTAATTATTTGAAATTTAGATAAACTATGAATAAGAGCATTAGAATGTAAAAGAATCATACTCAAAGTGTTCTCGTTCTAGGTGGCTTCTGTATGATAGGCTATCCATATCAGGGTTTTCAACTTGGTCGTTAGGGATTCACCAAACGTATTGTCTTCTGCTTTTAAACTGACAACAAACCACGGCTGGTTCATTGCGCGGGTGAACCGGAATTCTCGTCCAAAAGGCCGAACCGTTTACGAGGTTTTTCTTTGGGCGCGTTGGATGCGAAATGAACGTCTCTAGCCCGATAATTGATACGTGGGAGCTAGTATGGTGCATTCAGACGGTCCTACTAATACTTCTTTGCCGAAAAACCTGCAGCTGAAAATCAAATTGAACAGACTAATTCTATCTCTGGGTATGGTGGActacaaatggaaggtagagatGAAAATAGATTCAAGTGAAGTCTACAATCCTTCATCTTATTTGATTTCCGTCAGTTGGTCATTCACTAACATGATCCattggatggacggatcagattgatCTATGAACCTGCCGCGTGTAAGATTTTAATTACAAGTCTCTCAGGGATCCAGGACAAAGACCAAAAAGCCTGAGGTCACAAAAGTCCCAAACGACCTAACCAATTCAATCGCTATGGAAAAGACGTACGTTGCGTGTATGGCATGGGGCACGACCCGGTCATGCCTACAAAACGACAACACTATAAAACATCACCATAACCGTAGCAAGCTCTTTCCCGTCTCTACATGGCTTTTAATAGAATCCGGGCCCCACTGTCACATGTTCCCAGCGTCTGATGGCATACGTATGATCAATCCGAACCATTCATTGGGTAGTGTGCTCTGTGATCATGCTATATGCCAAAATTCAGATCATTGGGCTCATTAAGGCAAACATCTATGGCAATTTAGACTGTCGAACATTTTTTCTCCttataagtattttcttttcttttctttttctaaatcAAAAGTGTGATCTGCCCGGTCAGTTggaacattttctttctttcttgtttttatGGGTGGAAGGCATGTTCACAACCTACACTACATGCATGTCGTCCAATGGTGGTAATTAAGTCTCTACATGGCCTGTGATGAGGAGCCCATATGTTCTACCGAAACCCATCATCATCAACCACTTGTTTATACTTCAAGAGGTTTTCTGTAGGTCAGGACCTAATACTGCTATACCGTAAACAAGGACTGTGGCTATTGGATCCAGGTCATGtttggtaatccaaaccgttgaataGATTAGATACAAAACCCTAGATGTCATTAGTACATGAATTAGATCTAACCGTTACAATTCCATATCAGTACGTCCTGATGTATCATAACAAACCTTTATAGCTTTATAAATAATGATAATTGTGGGAGGCAAATATTTGGaggaaattgattttttgaattcttAAAGGTCTGCATTACTAAGCATATAGGAATAGTTTTAAGTGGTTTGCTTGAACACATCCCAACATATTGTAGTAAGATACATGGGACTCTTAaccattggatttggatttttccaTGATCGAAACCGTTTATTGATGGGATCCCTTCCGACGGGAGATGCCTGAAAAGAAAAAGGTTGATAACGTCAACCCTTTGATTATACAACCGTAATTTGAAAAGTAAAGCCATATGTCCAGGCATGCATGCTTTCCATCAGACGGAGCTGTTTTGTGCAACAGCTTCTCATCTTCGCTCTCCCACATGTTTTATACCACTTCCGCGCTCACGTGCATTACACGTGCCATACGAAATAACATATATAAACAAAGGGACCATATATCCCTGTCCATGAATAACAGACTTATACATCTGTATATCAATTCACATTTTCATACAactctttccattttcctttgttGCTTCTTACAAGCAACATTCAGCATCATTTAATATCCATCGTCTGTTCTGTTCTTCTCCCCTATATAAATCACCATCCCGTAGTAACTCCCACCTCAAGcacttttccttttcttctttcttccatttgcctatcttctCTTCAATCAATGGAGAAGTCTTTTTTCTTAGTAGCCCTTTCCCTTATTCTTCTTTTCTCTACTGTTAATAGCTTGGGCTTTGAGGAGAAAGATCTTGTGTCGGAGGAAAGTTTTTGGGACTTGTACGAGAGATGGCGAACCCATCATACAGTTTCTCGGTCTATTGATGAGAAACATAAGCGTTTCAACGTGTTTAAAGAGAACGTGAAGTACATCCATTCATTCAATAAGAAAGATGCACCATATAAGTTGAAGCTCAATAAGTTTGGGGACATGACTAATCATGAATTCCGGAGCACTTATGCAGGATCCAAGGTTAATCACCATAGGATATTCCGAGGGAGTCCAAATGGAACCGGTAGCTTCATGTACGAGAAGGTGACCAACATCCCACCTTCCATTGATTGGCGACAGAAGGGTGCAGTCACAAATGTCAAGGACCAAGGACAATGTGGTAAGACATGAAACAACCACTCTCGTGTATTGATCATGTTCAATAATCTAGTTGAACTCATTTAAAGAAATCCTTGATGCAACCCAGATTAACAACCATTTCTTGTAGAATGAAATGCCGTTACATGTGTTGACTTCCTATCGATGGTGACTGCACTTAAAAGATTTATCATCAATCAAGATTGAAACCTTGCAATAATCCTTTATACCTCaacttagatttatttatttatttggccttttctttttATGAGCAAGAGTTTCTAATACTAAAAGATAATTCTGTCTATCTAATGTTGTGGTTTTCTTGCTTATTGATGTGGATAGGGAGTTGTTGGGCATTTTCAACAGTTGTTGCTGTTGAGGGAATAAACCAAATAAAAACCAAGAAGCTAGTGTCTCTATCCGAGCAGGAGCTCATCGATTGCGATAACACAgataatcaaggatgtgatggaggTTTAATGGAATACGCATTTGAGTACATCAAGAAAAACAGAGGTATAACTACAGAGGAAAATTATCCCTACACCGCAGTAGAAGGGACATGCAATTTATCAAAGGTGGTTACTCTTGGTTGTTATGTTTCTTTGATTATgtgtatgtatatctatatatgtattaatgcatttttattttattttttttgtatatatccATGTATTTGTAGTAGTAATTGTTTGGTTTTGCAGGAGAAATCTCGCGTAGTGGTGATTGATGGGCATGAGAATGTTCCTGAAAACGATGAGGATGCATTACTGAAAACCGTGACGAACCAACCTGTATCAGTGGCCATAGACGCTAGCAGTCAGGATTTTCAGTTCTACTCTGAGGTgagctttcttttcttcttcttcttctatatatatatatatatatatattcccccTTCTAGTGTACATCAGCGGTGAAGAACCGGCAAATGCTCAGCTTGTATCTTATGCTGattttgatcagatggttagaaaacaaatttgtgaaccacataaaaaatgtgggacccaccaattatTAATATCATCTTGAATAACATAGCGAGTTATGGTTGGTGAACaaaacatcatcattatcatcttaaGCCGaatcccaactaattggagtcGGGTACATGAATTTTCTTCCCTCATTTCACCATATTAAGAACCATATCCAC is drawn from Magnolia sinica isolate HGM2019 chromosome 5, MsV1, whole genome shotgun sequence and contains these coding sequences:
- the LOC131246171 gene encoding vignain-like, with protein sequence MEKSFFLVALSLILLFSTVNSLGFEEKDLVSEESFWDLYERWRTHHTVSRSIDEKHKRFNVFKENVKYIHSFNKKDAPYKLKLNKFGDMTNHEFRSTYAGSKVNHHRIFRGSPNGTGSFMYEKVTNIPPSIDWRQKGAVTNVKDQGQCGSCWAFSTVVAVEGINQIKTKKLVSLSEQELIDCDNTDNQGCDGGLMEYAFEYIKKNRGITTEENYPYTAVEGTCNLSKEKSRVVVIDGHENVPENDEDALLKTVTNQPVSVAIDASSQDFQFYSEGVFTGDCGTDLDHGVAIVGYGTTVDGTKYWIVKNSWGSDWGERGYIRMERGISDKEGQCGIAMEASYPIKSSANPPEKKASHTVDEL